A single Malaclemys terrapin pileata isolate rMalTer1 chromosome 3, rMalTer1.hap1, whole genome shotgun sequence DNA region contains:
- the ANKEF1 gene encoding ankyrin repeat and EF-hand domain-containing protein 1, which translates to MSLTDKRLENLQIYKVLQCVRQKDKRQIEKLTKLGFPELINFTEPVDGDSALHLACIANDIDMCNFLLEQGAHPDVQDRMGRTPAMKAAELGHDLALDKLAKAEADMTMVDNEGKGILFYCILPTKRHCRCVQIALENGADVNNCTIDGKPVFLQACEQAHEIKEICLKFLERGADPNAINLATGRTALMEAAREGVIEVVRGILERGGDVNVFDNERHNAAHFAAKGGFFEILRIISAYNGDVGLIAMNGNTPLHYAAAGGFADCCKFIGQRGCDPKWKNLLTKTPRMTAKEGGFKAASKELRKIERLHAKISKPGPKEDNPRWAMKLHDWSLEHQTALREAFEVVDRGDGTISKDDFASIIQEKCDFVDAELIQTVAQAHDKSRAGGINIEEFFKGSKYLQKAYLISSFGPKKKKGKKGKAKKGKFSIPVPICVIPESLYPRRIDGGPPMYMIETYQNVTDGNRFNRDHPPEHPLQDDSVWYIDEPEKTYTKINYLTKAGDIVSLKKAFEEGVPVDIRDVYYKTPLMAACGSGNMDAVKYLLEKGADVNATDNFKWTPLHHACHAGQQDIAELLVKSGAAIDAVTINSATPLMRAIESCRLDSVQYLIDSGAKVQMENRKGQNTLDIAKAYADFRLIDLLQEKLDRLPKPPETKAEKGKKGKKAGKPKPAAKPPRGEAEAAKEEPPPPIVEKSIFEEKKESLKDNVIHLNSLITSGATKKVDITFTPRKTWSPEATTASLIRKRELHRERFTYEVDFEDFMMPFKKNFMGKARALEMAS; encoded by the exons ATGTCTTTGACGGACAAAAGACTTGAAAATTTGCAGATCTATAAAGTTCTCCAATGTGTTCGCCAGAAAGACAAGAGGCAGATCGAGAAGCTGACCAAACTTGGATTCCCAGAACTCATTAATTTCACAGAGCCTGTCGATGGAGATAGTGCCCTTCATTTGGCGTGCATCGCAAATGACATAGACATGTGCAACTTCCTGCTGGAGCAAGGAGCTCATCCAGATGTTCAAGACCGAATGGGACGCACTCCTGCAATGAAAGCCGCCGAGCTAGGACATGACTTAGCCTTGGATAAACTAGCGAAGGCCGAGGCAGACATGACCATGGTTGATAATGAAGGAAAAG GCATTTTGTTTTACTGTATTTTACCTACGAAACGGCACTGCCGCTGCGTTCAGATTGCTTTAGAAAACGGCGCAGATGTTAACAACTGTACTATTGATGGGAAGCCAGTATTCCTACAAGCCTGTGAACAAGCACACGAGATTAAGGAAATATGTCTGAAATTTTTGGAAAGAGGAGCAGACCCCAATGCGATAAACCTA GCTACTGGTCGCACTGCCTTAATGGAAGCGGCAAGGGAAGGCGTGATAGAGGTGGTGCGTGGCATACTTGAAAGAGGAGGAGATGTTAACGTCTTTGACAACGAAAGACACAATGCTGCACATTTTGCCGCCAAGGGAGGCTTTTTTGAG ATCCTAAGAATTATTTCAGCTTATAATGGAGATGTGGGGCTCATTGCTATGAATGGGAACACGCCACTTCATTACGCTGCTGCTGGGGGTTTTGCGGACTGCTGCAAATTTATAGGGCAAAGAG GCTGTGATCCTAAATGGAAGAACCTACTAACAAAGACCCCAAGAATGACTGCCAAAGAAGGTGGTTTTAAAGCAGCATCAAAGGAACTGCGCAAAATTGAACGACTCCATGCTAAAATCTCCAAACCTGGACCGAAGGAAGACAATCCACGCTGGGCGATGAAGTTGCATGATTGGTCCTTAGAACACCAGACAGCCCTTCGTGAGGCATTTGAGGTGGTGGACAGAGGTGATGGAACAATAAGCAAAGATGATTTTGCATCAATTATTCAGGAGAAGTGTGATTTTGTGGATGCTGAACTAATACAAACCGTAGCCCAGGCACATGATAAGTCTCGTGCTGGGGGGATTAACATTGAAGAGTTCTTTAAAGGTTCCAAATACTTGCAAAAAGCCTATCTTATTTCGTCTTTTGGACCCaaaaagaagaaagggaagaaaggaaaagcCAAGAAAGGCAAGTTCTCCATCCCCGTGCCCATCTGCGTCATTCCAGAGAGCTTGTACCCACGCCGAATAGATGGCGGGCCCCCTATGTACATGATTGAGACCTATCAGAATGTGACCGATGGTAACCGCTTTAATCGGGATCACCCCCCTGAACATCCTTTGCAGGATGACTCTGTGTGGTACATTGATGAGCCGGAGAAGACTTACACCAAGATTAACTATCTTACTAAAGCAGGAGACATTGTGTCACTGAAAAAAGCATTTGAAGAGGGGGTACCAGTGGACATTAGAGATGTATATTATAAAACTCCTttgatggctgcatgtggaagtggaaacatggatgcCGTGAAATATCTTCTAGAGAAGGG ggcTGATGTAAATGCAACTGACAATTTCAAGTGGACTCCTCTGCACCATGCCTGCCATGCAGGTCAACAGGACATTGCGGAACTGCTTGTGAAGTCTGGAGCAGCGATAGATGCCGTTACAATCAACAGTGCCACCCCACTGATGAGAGCTATTGAGAGCTGTAGACTGGACTCAGTGCAATATTTAATTGATTCTGGTGCGAAAGTCCAGATGGAAAACAGAAAAG gccaGAATACTTTGGACATTGCAAAGGCGTACGCTGACTTTAGACTAATTGACCTGCTTCAAGAAAAACTGGACCGTTTGCCAAAACCACCAGAAACCAaagcagagaaagggaagaaagggaagaaagCTGGCAAGCCTAAACCAGCTGCTAAGCCCCCGCGGGGGGAGGCTGAAGCTGCAAAAGAGGAG CCACCTCCACCAATCGtagaaaaatctatttttgaagaaaagaaagaatccCTTAAGGACAATGTTATTCATCTGAATTCTTTAATAACCAGTGGAGCTACTAAGAAAGTTGATATCACATTCACACCCAGAAAA ACTTGGAGCCCGGAAGCGACAACAGCCAGTCTAATAAGAAAGCGGGAATTGCATCGTGAGCGCTTTACTTATGAGGTGGACTTTGAAGACTTCATGATGCCATTTAAGAAGAATTTCATGGGAAAAGCCCGTGCGTTAGAAATGGCGTCTTAA